TGCAAGGAGAAAGTAATGATGAAGTTGGGGTGAAAGTgaaaattgaagaagaaggagccCAAAAATCCCAAACCAAGCGGAGGTACCGGGCAGCAGATAAGGATAACCAAAACCCTCGCCCATCCAATTCAATAACGAAAAAGCGCACGTACTCACTTTGTGGTGACGACGCTGGAGCCTGTGAGGCCTGGTTTTGGGCATGTGCGGCTCTAGGACCACCTATTActataagaaaaaaaaaattgcacCGAATCAGCATTTTGCACAAACGGCTCACGGCATCATGACAGGCtctcgtactcgtatcttGGCCGGCTTCACCACCGGCAGTATTGGTCTTGGAAAGCGTCCTCAGCATCCGCTTGAGCCTCACaatctccctcctcgcctcgTCCCGCTGCACCTCCGCATCCTCCCCGGCCTCGTCCTGCAGCGAGTCGAGAATCACCTCCTGAACCGtcagctcctcctcgagtGCCTGGCGATTCATTTGGATTTGGAGGGTGAGGGGGGTGGCCTCTTCTATGCGCTGTCCTTGTTCTATTGGCAGAAGACGACACCGAAAACACTTTACAGGCACCGGGCTGTGCAAAGAGCCAAGCTTGTTTCTGCTGCCTCCTCAGGTAACCGGGCAGATTTAGGCAGAGATGGTTCTCGACTGTATCCGGCCAATGGTTGTATGCCCGCCTCACACGGACGATGTTACACCAATTATTACTCGGTAGAGACAGTCAGTCGAATTCCGGCTTAGAAGGGATGGGAGGAGAAAGACCAAGCCGGAGAGCCAGGAGGACAgaattatatataaagaagaagaagaaaaagaatcaaGTGTAGAGAAAATGCGTTGAAATGATGTTGTAAGTTTGGTGTAAAGTAAGTTGATGTATTGTGAAAGTACAGATTAGATTACAAAGTCGCGTCGCGTTACTTCTCTATCAAAAGCCGTTGAATTATTAACGGTCTTGCCTCGCTGGCTTAAAATTTCTAGGCGGCAAGTTCAGTTGGACGTTTCCACAAACGGAAATGTGGGGTTAGCCGCCACTTGAGTGACatctttttgtttgctcGAGTCAGTTATTAACATGTATTAGTACAGCATCTCGAGAGCGACGTCTCCCATATTGAGGGGTTGAGTACACGCAACTTCAATGTTTCGGTGTTACGAAGTGAGGATAAAACAAGCCTCAAAGTTTCATTTTTAACCTTTAAAATGAGTAAACATTACAAAAAATATCTCATTAAATATAGAGAAGATTCCTATCGAAGCAGATGGAGTGCATTACTCTCTAGCCGCCATCTTAGGCAAGGTATATTAAATAAGGCTCATATATCTCAGCCACGAATTGTCCTTGAGCGATACCAGATCGCAAGAAAGTCAAAGAAATATCGCAAGCGGTAAAAAGTTTTAATCGCAATGCCTCTCTCgaaaaaagtaaagaaaaaaaccatGCGGTCCAAGTATATCCATAGATCAACCCAAAACGCCTCTATCAACAATGTGCTTATTCCAATAACTCAAACGCTGTACCGTAGTAGAATGCCGTAGTAGAATAAAATGGATAAAACTCAGCTCGATCCGGATCCGTCAGTAATCTTGTGCCAGACTTTGTCTATTTCATTGGATAACCAGTCCCAGATACCCTTTAGCCCATCAGAcccctcgtcgtcatcgtcgtttTCATCTCCCTTGTTGTCGTCACTAGGCTTCTCCGTGGGAGTCACTACTGCCTCGCTTGTAGTAGTGTGAGACGTTACAGATGTCGATGTACTCGATGATATAGATgcagaggacgatgacgacagagcagaagaagaagaagaagtggtgGGCTCAGGGGGCACTGAAGGGCGTTGAATATCCTGAGTCTTTACAGCCTGCGAAGAAGTCGTCGAAGTCAAAGTCGAAGTCGAAGCAACAGAATAAGACGTAACGGGATCAACGGGTACTTCAGGCTCATCTTCAGCCTTGTGAGTACCAATCGGCTTCAGAGGCAGCCGCAAAGTTCCATTGTTAGGCTTAGGCTTCAGCCCCAACGAGTCGCACAACAAGTTGTACACCTCAATATTCTCTAAATAAAGTATTAGTCGTTGTTATGATCATTCGAGGACACGCATCACTTACGGAATACATCAACTTGGCTATTCGCCGGGTGAGGAAACGCAGGGCCTCtagcgatgaagatggctcTCATAAGAGGGTGCTCGTGATCATATCCGTGCAAGCCGCGAGGATGATACACGAGCccctccttcttcgccttctcgACATCGAATTCCTCCTTAGTGACAATGGCCCAGCCAGTCTTGGGGACAATCCAGAGCGGAGCGATGCGGTCGTTTTGAGAAAAGTGATAACGCTCTGGCATGTTCACATCACGGAGGTAAACTTCAAAGTTGGGATTTGACTTAGCCTTTTCTACCAGGCCGTCGTACAAACCTTGCAGGTCATCGAGGTTCTTGGGTCGAAGCCCATATAGAGGCCAGCCGTCAATGTGCTCAATCTTGGAGGTGTCGACGAGatcctccagctgcagcagtcGAGTTGTATCTGTCGTAGCCATACCATGGTCAGACACGACAATGACATTGACGATGTGTGTCAGGTTTCGTGCGTCGAGCCCCTTGAAGAGCTGGTCCATCATAGTATCTACCCTTTCGATGGTAGATCGAATCTCCGTGCTGTTTGGTCCGTACTTGTGACCATCGCTATCGACGTTGGGAACGTACGCAGCAATCAGCTGTGGTCGCAAGCCTTGAGCCTCGACAGATCCGCTCTCTCTTCCGGGCAGGTCCAGCCAACCAAGAATCCGCGAAACCTTCTTGTCTAGACTCTCCTTGCCATTGTACTTGTCGACAAAGGTAGGCTCCAGGTGCAGAACATGTGCTTCGCTGCCTGGCCACATGTGAATCGCACTTCGAATGCCCTGCTTCTCAGCCGTCACCCAAAACGGCTCGCCACCCCACCACTTGGGGTCCAAGCTCCGAGCAGGATCGGTGTAATGGAACTCGGCCTTCAACTCGGGATCCCAAAATGTGTTGCCCACGATACCATGGGCCTCGGGATATAGACCGGTGGCGAGCGTATAGTGGTTAGGAAAGGTGACGGAGGGGAACGATGGGTGCATCCACTTGGGGGAGACGCCCTCCTTCACAAAGGCGTTGAGCCTTGGCGTCAGTCCCCGCTGCAAAAAGTCGGCGCGGAAGCCgtcgaggctgatgatgatggtagTTGGCGCAAACAAGGCGGTGCCGTTGCTGGTGAGGTGCATCTTGAAATTGGACTTGCGACCCTTTGACAGCTTCCAGGCGGCCAGAACCAGGATTGCGAATCCGATGGCGATCAGCGAGTGTATAAACAGCCAGCGGCGCCAGCTCCGTCCACGCTGTGACTTTGCTTGAGCAAACGCATTAAGGTTGCGGCGGTCGTACTCGTCGCTCTCGCTGCTGTCGCCGGTGGAGCTGCCTTCCTTCATgccgccctcctccatctcgtaCATGAgttcgccatcttcgccatGCTGAGCCTCCTCCAtgatcctcttcctcttaGTCTCCCTCCTTTCCCgcctcttctgcttctgatTCTGCGCCAATCTCTTTTCAGACACAATGTTCTCGTTCGAGCTGCCCGCAGTCGACATGCTCCCCAGACTCGACTTTCGCCCCAGACTCCTAAAGGGattcggcagcggcagcgccAGAGCCGACCCGCGGCGCACCAGCTCCTGTTTGCGCCTTGAGTCCGTCACCAGCTGGtccaactcctcctcctccatcaatACGATGCGGTCATGGGCCAGCAGCTCGCGGCTGTTCCTGGcgcgctgctgcagcgcaTCGTCCTCGCTGTCGGTGTCTTGGTCTCGGCTGTTAATGGATGACGCGTCATCGTCGTATGCGATCGGGGACAGCAGCGACGAGTTGTCGCGATCCCCCTTTGCCGTGCTTGTGTCGAGGAGATTGATCGACATGTTGTTGCGGCCTCAGAGAAGCCCCTGAGGGTGGCGGAAATGCACTTTGAAGAAACGCAATTCAAGATATTAAAGAGACACGAGGTTCCCAGATCGGCCGAAATATCCACCGGCCCACTCAGGTGTCAAGCCAAATTGGGAACAGTCTGCAGGGTACTGCTCCCTGGTACTCCCACATGCTATTTCCGCAGCCGTTTGACTCCTACCCTATTACTGCATAGGACGTATTGTAATTTGCCCTGTAGAGCATCAACTTTGAAGACTTGTTTCaatcttttttaattttacaTAATTAAATTTGACAGCTTCTCTTAAAGCTACGGACCCTCCATAGTATTTCATAAGTACTCGCAATGTCTTGAGGTTGCGCGCGGGGAAATTTACCTTTGGCATTGACGCCACTCGTTATCCATCACGGTAATTCACAAGCAAGCAAAGAGCCAAAAAACAGGGGCCGTACAATGAATAAAGTGGGTAGAAACGGTACGAAGAAGAATCATGAATAGCATCATAAAGCAGCTTCATCACTGCCTATCTGTATGTATCATTCGGATTTGTGACCTAGTCGTTTGCTCtccttccttctcttctaaACCCGTTTGGCAAACTCGAGGATGCTCAGCAATACGCAAATCCATTTGCCTGCATACGTCACTGTATAAGCTGATGAGATTTTGATACCAGCCAACATTGTCTCGCCATTAACACTAATTTCTCACAAGACTCCTGTGAAATTGTTCGTGTACTCTAAACCTCTCCTCAGCCCTTCCTCCTATATGTACGTCACATCGTCGAGTTCAAATACCTTGTAGTGTATGTCATTGAACACGGGTTCATAATATATTCATCCGACATGTTAACCAAAAACCAAACCAGTTTCGCCATTGTTCCCAGATAATATCCCTTTAAACACCCAAATTCACCGCTGAAAAGATtaaagagagggagagtgaGTTCCCGGGCCAAGATGTATGTAAcccagaaagaagaagaaaacgccGTCCTGCTGCGCCcagtttgaagaagatcaGCAGTTCAAACTACCAACAGCTCAACCTTGTAGTCACCTATCGCTGCCGTTGATCTTCAGAAGATGCCGCCGCAGACGACTCGGCCACAACAACGCTATTCCTGACGGACGGATTATGTGGCCAACCTATGGGCATGTTTGATAGCCGCCGTTGGCTTACTACACTGTGCCGGATCGAATCGGGGGTCACCATTACCGGTTCGCTGAACGGATTCTTTGAGCTGCTCTCTGATTCGCCGTTGTTGAGGATTGACTTTTCATTGATCCTGattcccttttccttgttgcttctccttctaccggcggcagcggctgcagcaAATCCTCCACCCGCAGCAAGAGTGGTGATGGCcgcagaggcagaagacCAGAATCCTTTGAATTGAGCCACAGGCCCTTGAGGGGATGTCTCATCGAGGAAAATGAAACCCATGGCCACAACCACGGTAGCAATAGCTAGCAGTGTTAGGACAGCGGCACCAAACTTATCAGCGCCGGTAATGGGTTTATAGTCTGGCCCTTTTGGCTGGTTTCGACCAATgtcatcaccgccgccaccggGATCTCCAACACTGGTGCCTCCAGTGTCTGCAGTCACCGGAGAACTGCTATTTAGAATCAAGTTGGACATGGTGATCTCGAGGGCTGCCATCTGCTGTCCGACTCCAGTCGTATTGTCGTATTTGCCATCGTACCAGATGAGGCCACACATCCGCTTATTCGCGCCGCCCTTGCATTGCTTCGCCGCGGCAACCGAAGACGCCCGTAGGTATGGATGGATAACATCGTACGTATGAGGCGCCCATTTAATCATCATTGTTAGCCAGCGCGTCAAATAAGCCTTGAACGAATGCTCATCAACGTTGCAAGTGTTGACCGATTCACAAGCGACTTCGGacatgatgttgttgttgggtCCTGTGAAGAACACCTTACTGccctcaaggagattgtccaAGCGGGTCTTCCACGTCTGCGACTCCGTCATGTTGTAcatggcggcggcaccgAGAATCATGCCTCCGACGTTGTAAGAGAATTGATAAGGGGTAAGAACAGTGCAGTTGGTTTCAATGCCGGCGCCGTCATAGACGGCCCAgttcttggtgttgatgagctTTGTGGCAATCATCCAATCCCACGTCTTGTCAGCCCAGTCAGCGTAGCTCTGGTTACCAGTATACAGAGCTAACCTCGCACCGAGAGCGAAGAAGCATGCTTGTGAAATTGAGTTCTATGCACCGTTAGTCTCAGGTATGATCTGATTGGCACATATCCCCACAGAGagcaatctcaatctcaacctACCTTGTAGTCATAGCCATTGTTCCACGTAAAGATTTGCCAGCGCAGGCCACCATTACAGTGCTCTGTATCCCATCGAGCGGCTTGTGTGTTGAAGACAGCTTGAGCGAGCGCCAGCCATTGTGGCTGATCAGCGGGCGGATCCGGAAACTTGTATTCGGCAGCCGACATGACGGAGAGACCCCAAAAGCCTTGGTCGTCGTTTCCCTCGGTTCGAGTTTGGTTTCTCGGCATATAGTCGTTGGTCTCGCCGACTTGAAAAAGGAGTGCTTGTGAAGTTAGGTCGTTGTATGTATCGTCGCCGGTATAATACCAGTAGTCGATAAGCGTCCCCATCATGGCACCAGCCTCCCACCCTGAGAGCACGCATCAGTGATGAGCCAAAGAATATGTGTAAAACAGCAGCGCAAAGAAGATACATACAATAGTATGGATCGGGAAGAAGCCCAGGGGTATTGCCGGGCTGGTTGCCGTTGTAGAATGACACCAAATCCGCGGCCATGTCCTTTGATACCGACTTGACAGAATCTACAAGCCCCAAGTTAGTGGCTGCATCAA
The sequence above is drawn from the Trichoderma breve strain T069 chromosome 5, whole genome shotgun sequence genome and encodes:
- a CDS encoding type I phosphodiesterase / nucleotide pyrophosphatase domain-containing protein codes for the protein MSINLLDTSTAKGDRDNSSLLSPIAYDDDASSINSRDQDTDSEDDALQQRARNSRELLAHDRIVLMEEEELDQLVTDSRRKQELVRRGSALALPLPNPFRSLGRKSSLGSMSTAGSSNENIVSEKRLAQNQKQKRRERRETKRKRIMEEAQHGEDGELMYEMEEGGMKEGSSTGDSSESDEYDRRNLNAFAQAKSQRGRSWRRWLFIHSLIAIGFAILVLAAWKLSKGRKSNFKMHLTSNGTALFAPTTIIISLDGFRADFLQRGLTPRLNAFVKEGVSPKWMHPSFPSVTFPNHYTLATGLYPEAHGIVGNTFWDPELKAEFHYTDPARSLDPKWWGGEPFWVTAEKQGIRSAIHMWPGSEAHVLHLEPTFVDKYNGKESLDKKVSRILGWLDLPGRESGSVEAQGLRPQLIAAYVPNVDSDGHKYGPNSTEIRSTIERVDTMMDQLFKGLDARNLTHIVNVIVVSDHGMATTDTTRLLQLEDLVDTSKIEHIDGWPLYGLRPKNLDDLQGLYDGLVEKAKSNPNFEVYLRDVNMPERYHFSQNDRIAPLWIVPKTGWAIVTKEEFDVEKAKKEGLVYHPRGLHGYDHEHPLMRAIFIARGPAFPHPANSQVDVFQNIEVYNLLCDSLGLKPKPNNGTLRLPLKPIGTHKAEDEPEVPVDPAVKTQDIQRPSVPPEPTTSSSSSALSSSSSASISSSTSTSVTSHTTTSEAVVTPTEKPSDDNKGDENDDDDEGSDGLKGIWDWLSNEIDKVWHKITDGSGSS
- a CDS encoding glycosyl hydrolase family 76 domain-containing protein, whose translation is MSSLLGRLAVGLLLAAGQLTTAYDLDPDSPDSVKSVSKDMAADLVSFYNGNQPGNTPGLLPDPYYWWEAGAMMGTLIDYWYYTGDDTYNDLTSQALLFQVGETNDYMPRNQTRTEGNDDQGFWGLSVMSAAEYKFPDPPADQPQWLALAQAVFNTQAARWDTEHCNGGLRWQIFTWNNGYDYKNSISQACFFALGARLALYTGNQSYADWADKTWDWMIATKLINTKNWAVYDGAGIETNCTVLTPYQFSYNVGGMILGAAAMYNMTESQTWKTRLDNLLEGSKVFFTGPNNNIMSEVACESVNTCNVDEHSFKAYLTRWLTMMIKWAPHTYDVIHPYLRASSVAAAKQCKGGANKRMCGLIWYDGKYDNTTGVGQQMAALEITMSNLILNSSSPVTADTGGTSVGDPGGGGDDIGRNQPKGPDYKPITGADKFGAAVLTLLAIATVVVAMGFIFLDETSPQGPVAQFKGFWSSASAAITTLAAGGGFAAAAAAGRRRSNKEKGIRINEKSILNNGESESSSKNPFSEPVMVTPDSIRHSVVSQRRLSNMPIGWPHNPSVRNSVVVAESSAAASSEDQRQR